A stretch of the Thermofilum adornatum genome encodes the following:
- a CDS encoding DUF4258 domain-containing protein, whose product MIKKKLVFTKHAREAIVKRELDAESILNAILAPDELFWDRRSGCMVAIKKDDLALIVVYEVTNEKFRVVTAFKSSKLVKLIRSKLSKGFWVKIQ is encoded by the coding sequence ATGATTAAGAAAAAGCTTGTCTTCACTAAACACGCAAGGGAAGCTATCGTTAAAAGGGAGCTTGATGCAGAGTCAATACTTAATGCTATTCTAGCTCCAGATGAACTCTTCTGGGATAGGCGTTCAGGTTGCATGGTGGCTATTAAGAAAGACGACCTAGCACTTATTGTTGTTTATGAGGTGACAAATGAAAAATTCAGAGTGGTTACAGCATTTAAATCATCCAAGTTAGTTAAACTTATTAGGAGCAAGCTTAGCAAAGGATTCTGGGTAAAGATTCAATGA
- a CDS encoding nucleotidyltransferase family protein has translation MNFLGSLVRKEEPLEDERKAIESGDELVGRMRFLGFSDKVLASGGMRVARFSRKHIWISKCNFFGNMEDIKKIIVPVLRRYGVRRAAVFGSFARGEAREDSDLDIIVEFEEGRSLLDLAGLKVELEDVLGRRVDIVTYGSLHPLLRERVLKEEKRILWGKTRKQP, from the coding sequence TTGAACTTTCTTGGTAGCCTTGTTCGAAAGGAGGAGCCTCTCGAAGATGAAAGGAAGGCTATAGAGTCTGGAGATGAGCTAGTCGGGAGGATGAGATTTTTAGGGTTCTCAGATAAAGTTTTGGCGAGTGGTGGGATGCGGGTTGCTCGGTTTAGCAGAAAACATATATGGATCTCCAAATGTAACTTCTTTGGAAACATGGAGGACATAAAGAAGATTATTGTCCCAGTATTGCGGCGCTATGGTGTGAGGAGAGCGGCTGTTTTTGGGTCTTTTGCTCGTGGGGAGGCTAGGGAGGATAGCGACTTGGATATTATTGTTGAATTTGAGGAGGGTAGGAGCTTGCTGGACTTGGCTGGCTTAAAGGTTGAGCTAGAGGATGTTCTCGGCAGGAGAGTGGACATTGTTACGTATGGTTCCCTGCACCCACTTCTTAGGGAAAGAGTTCTTAAGGAGGAAAAGAGGATACTATGGGGAAAGACCCGAAAACAACCTTAG
- a CDS encoding glycosyltransferase, whose amino-acid sequence MLDTACLLGIARLLYVLLSSLSTFTLFLILLWTVYHTPIVLAAVFSRRDKDDPPGDNYLPRVSVIIPVKNDVSIAERSLRSVAVQDYPRDKIEVVVVDGSSDDVSEKIKASIQGFPLDVKYIREDTPNGKPSALNRGLRHVSGELVAVLDADNVLEPDAFRNAVKYFSDPTVGAVQGVIDPLNEKESIWTRIASKEEKLWNRVLLLGRARLGLFTPLSGSCYFVSRRALQEIGGFPNTLAEDLDLSLSLLKKGYRVVYAEDVRGKWETPKTLGALVVQRRRWYRGYLESFFRNWRIIGPDRRRLDAEVVMAGPLLLVLSFLTIMWWLLITTLGLPKLNGDISAYIVTSLNFFTVLTVGSALSFGEKPRRLTNIAWIPIVYAYWLTMMSVALWAFLGVLFRRPAKWERTPK is encoded by the coding sequence ATGCTCGACACCGCTTGCCTGCTAGGGATTGCCAGGTTACTGTATGTGCTATTGTCTTCTCTGAGCACCTTTACACTCTTCCTTATACTTCTATGGACTGTTTACCATACTCCTATTGTCCTTGCCGCGGTGTTTTCTAGGAGGGACAAAGACGACCCGCCCGGAGACAATTATTTGCCTAGGGTCAGCGTGATTATACCCGTCAAGAACGATGTGAGTATTGCTGAGCGTTCTCTAAGGTCCGTGGCTGTTCAAGATTATCCACGCGACAAGATCGAGGTTGTCGTCGTAGATGGCTCCAGCGATGACGTCTCTGAAAAAATAAAAGCCAGCATTCAAGGCTTCCCTTTGGACGTCAAATACATAAGGGAGGATACGCCAAACGGGAAGCCCTCAGCGCTCAACCGTGGATTAAGGCATGTTTCAGGAGAGCTGGTGGCTGTGCTGGACGCAGACAACGTGCTTGAACCAGACGCCTTTAGGAACGCTGTAAAGTACTTCTCTGACCCAACAGTAGGGGCAGTACAGGGGGTCATCGACCCCTTGAATGAGAAAGAGTCTATCTGGACGAGGATAGCTTCAAAGGAAGAGAAGCTCTGGAACAGGGTTCTTCTCCTCGGCAGGGCCCGGCTTGGCCTCTTTACGCCGCTTAGCGGAAGCTGTTATTTTGTCTCGCGCAGGGCTCTTCAAGAGATTGGCGGTTTTCCTAATACCCTAGCGGAAGACCTTGACCTGTCCCTGAGCCTATTGAAAAAGGGCTACAGGGTTGTATACGCCGAGGATGTGAGGGGCAAGTGGGAGACGCCTAAAACGCTTGGGGCGCTTGTCGTGCAGCGTAGGAGGTGGTATAGGGGCTACCTTGAGTCGTTTTTTAGGAACTGGAGGATAATTGGGCCAGATAGGAGGCGCTTGGACGCAGAAGTAGTTATGGCTGGACCACTTCTTCTCGTTCTAAGCTTTTTAACAATCATGTGGTGGCTTCTCATAACGACGCTCGGCCTCCCGAAACTTAACGGTGATATATCAGCGTATATTGTTACCTCTTTGAATTTCTTCACTGTTCTCACAGTGGGATCGGCCTTGTCGTTTGGCGAGAAGCCTCGCCGCTTGACAAACATCGCATGGATACCCATTGTGTATGCGTATTGGTTGACAATGATGAGTGTTGCTCTTTGGGCTTTTCTCGGGGTATTGTTCAGGAGGCCTGCCAAGTGGGAGAGGACTCCCAAGTAA
- a CDS encoding DUF2283 domain-containing protein, with product MRVRYDKRHDILYIDVAPGKKARETQPLNDDIFVDLDEEGNIVGIEIWNASENIVEALAEPLIEKVKKSLEKSVMAGKGS from the coding sequence ATGAGGGTGAGGTACGACAAAAGACACGATATACTTTATATCGATGTCGCCCCGGGCAAGAAGGCACGCGAGACACAGCCATTGAACGATGATATCTTTGTGGATCTCGATGAGGAGGGGAACATTGTGGGTATAGAGATTTGGAACGCCTCCGAGAACATTGTAGAGGCGCTTGCGGAGCCACTGATAGAGAAGGTGAAGAAATCGCTTGAAAAATCTGTCATGGCAGGAAAAGGTTCATAG
- the mntA gene encoding type VII toxin-antitoxin system MntA family adenylyltransferase antitoxin: MEIRSLVSQAWESLNKVKELVGSGVSSDLEVAALRWYLYSLHQNVLDALASLISEAGLRKPGSYAELAKPLAEKGLVSEWFACEVARMARTGNLLAHAYRRVPREELVEIGNRVFGTAPALLETIIKLAERLGVDPPHENASSDMIAVFKQYPGIIAVLLFGSRARGDYRPDSDYDIAVLAEKPLELRELEEMALEMADLLGVPADRVDIVDLQVAPNELLYKVIRDYVPIYVSDNERFKRWVSENYIRVLDEEESLKETYYIRLKKKLRQ, from the coding sequence GTGGAGATTAGGAGCTTGGTGTCGCAGGCCTGGGAGAGCCTTAACAAGGTGAAAGAGCTAGTTGGTTCTGGAGTTTCCAGTGATCTGGAGGTGGCCGCTTTAAGATGGTATCTTTATTCTCTGCATCAGAATGTTCTTGACGCTTTAGCTTCTCTGATTTCTGAGGCTGGGCTGAGGAAGCCGGGTTCCTACGCGGAGCTGGCGAAGCCTTTGGCTGAAAAGGGCTTAGTATCTGAATGGTTTGCTTGTGAGGTGGCGAGGATGGCAAGGACTGGGAATCTGCTTGCGCATGCCTATCGGAGGGTTCCCAGGGAGGAACTCGTAGAGATTGGAAACCGGGTCTTTGGGACAGCTCCAGCGCTGCTGGAGACAATAATCAAGCTAGCTGAGAGGCTTGGGGTTGATCCGCCTCATGAGAATGCGTCGAGTGATATGATAGCAGTTTTTAAGCAGTATCCGGGGATAATTGCTGTTCTGCTTTTTGGCAGTAGGGCTCGGGGCGACTATAGGCCTGACAGCGACTATGATATTGCTGTCCTAGCGGAAAAACCGCTGGAACTGAGAGAGCTGGAAGAAATGGCCCTAGAGATGGCTGACTTGCTAGGAGTTCCAGCCGACAGGGTTGACATTGTTGACCTGCAGGTTGCCCCTAACGAGTTGCTCTACAAGGTTATTAGGGACTATGTTCCTATATATGTTTCTGACAATGAAAGGTTTAAGAGGTGGGTCTCTGAAAACTATATAAGGGTTCTCGACGAGGAAGAATCTCTTAAGGAAACCTATTACATTCGCTTAAAGAAGAAGCTCAGGCAATGA